One genomic window of Medicago truncatula cultivar Jemalong A17 chromosome 1, MtrunA17r5.0-ANR, whole genome shotgun sequence includes the following:
- the LOC25482815 gene encoding geraniol 8-hydroxylase, with amino-acid sequence MDTLNTTLLILFIFIFLQILYSFLIKHKPRLPPGPRGLPIIGNLHQLGQKPHQTLAKLSKIHGPIMSLKLGRITTIVMSSTETVKSVLQINDHSLSNRTIPDAMKGANHHNYSLPFIPISQRWKDLRKICNNLLFSTKNLDMNHTLRKKKILELSNDINNSAEKFEVVNIGRLAFKTTINMLSNTVYSVDLVRSSDIAGEFKELVTNIMKEVGRANIADCFPVLKVLDPIGIRRRTGEYFGKLLGIFQGLVDQRLKMRELNGYCGKSDMLDAMLDDEKNAGEMYKDKIERLSVDLFVAGTDTVTSTLEWAMAELLHNPNIMSKAKSELNQIIGKGNSVEESDIGKLPYLQAIIKETFRLHPAVPLLLPRKAEIDLEINGYKVPKGAQVLINVWAIGRDSNLWENPNEFLPERFLGSDIDFKGRNFELTPFGGGRRICPGLPLAIRVLFLMLGLFINCFDWELVGGIKPEDMNMDDKFELTLEKAQPLLVVPIKVSNN; translated from the exons atggaCACACTCAACACTACACTCCTCAttctcttcatcttcatcttcctccaAATCCTCTATTCCTTTCTCATAAAACACAAACCTCGACTTCCACCGGGTCCACGTGGCCTCCCCATCATAGGCAATCTCCATCAACTGGGTCAAAAGCCCCACCAAACCCTCGCAAAACTCTCCAAAATCCACGGCCCAATAATGTCCTTAAAATTGGGCCGAATAACTACCATAGTTATGTCCTCCACAGAAACTGTCAAATCAGTCCTTCAAATCAACGACCATTCTCTCTCTAATAGAACAATCCCCGATGCAATGAAAGGTGCTAACCACCATAATTACAGTTTACCATTTATACCTATCTCTCAACGCTGGAAAGACCTTAGAAAAATATGTAACAACCTTTTATTCTCGACCAAAAACCTTGACATGAATCACACGCTAAGAAAGAAGAAGATTCTCGAACTTTCAAACGATATAAACAATAGCGCGGAGAAGTTTGAAGTAGTTAATATTGGAAGACTTGCTTTTAAAACAACGATTAATATGTTGTCGAATACGGTTTATTCAGTTGATTTGGTTCGTTCGAGCGATATAGCTGGAGAGTTTAAGGAATTAGTTACAAATATTATGAAGGAAGTTGGAAGAGCTAATATTGCAGATTGTTTTCCTGTTTTGAAAGTTTTGGATCCAATTGGTATTAGAAGAAGGACTGGTGAATATTTTGGGAAGTTGTTAGGTATTTTTCAAGGGTTGGTTGATCAACGGTTGAAGATGAGGGAGTTGAATGGTTATTGTGGTAAAAGTGATATGTTGGATGCTATGCTTGATGATGAGAAGAATGCTGGGGAGATGtataaagataaaattgaaCGTTTATCTGTG GACTTGTTTGTGGCAGGAACTGACACAGTTACTTCAACACTAGAATGGGCAATGGCTGAATTACTCCACAATCCAAATATTATGTCAAAAGCAAAATCAGAGTTAAACCAAATTATTGGCAAAGGAAATTCAGTTGAAGAATCAGACATAGGAAAACTCCCTTATTTACAAGCAATAATAAAAGAAACTTTCAGATTACACCCAGCAGTTCCACTTTTACTTCCAAGAAAAGCTGAAattgatttagaaataaatgGCTATAAAGTCCCAAAAGGTGCACAAGTTTTGATTAATGTTTGGGCTATTGGAAGGGATTCAAATTTATGGGAAAATCCTAATGAATTTTTACCAGAGAGATTTTTAGGGtcagatattgattttaaaGGTAGAAATTTTGAGTTGACACCTTTTGGTGGTGGGAGAAGAATTTGTCCTGGTTTACCATTGGCTATTAGGGTTTTGTTTTTGATGTTGGGTTTGtttattaattgttttgatTGGGAACTTGTCGGTGGAATTAAACCTGAGGATATGAATATGGATGATAAATTTGAACTTACTTTGGAGAAGGCTCAACCTTTGCTAGTTGTTCCAATTAAAGTAAGCA ataattGA